The Portunus trituberculatus isolate SZX2019 chromosome 27, ASM1759143v1, whole genome shotgun sequence DNA window AAACATCACTAGCACCACAAcactgatctccatagacttaCCATACACAACATGAACATCACAACACTGACCTTTCCCAACACAGTACTACAACACACATGGAGAGCCACTTACATGTTCCCTAAGGGTCTCCAGTTTCTTGAGAATCTCGGACTCGCGCTTGTTGGTAGCCACAGCAATCTTCGCCTGGATCCTCTCCTCAAGCTGCCTGATGGCCTCCTCATGTCCCAGACGCACCTTCTGAGCATAGTCCTCCTGCCAGGATGTGAAAGTGTTAAGATGTGCATGTATTTATAAGTGAATGGAGGGGGGAACAGATGGTCCTCCTACTGTGATGTGGGTGTGTTAAAGTATGCATGTATTTGTGAGGTAAGTGAATAGAGGATGTACAGAAGTTATAAACCTCCAGCAGGAAATGGAAAGTCATGTAGGAGTTTATGAAAGATAGTTAAAGCTTTGTGACCaagggaagaatagaaaggcaaaaagaaagtaACTACTGTGTATGAATGGAAAATGTTGAGATGTTGTTATACACTTTCAGTAGGATATAGCAATGTGTGACCGAAAATAGGACAGGAAGGTCAAGAAAGAATACCTTGGATGGGAGAAAACTCCAGCTAAGCCTTCCTCACTTCCCTAACTGTTTCATCCACACCATAAACAAAACTTTAATCTATTTACATTACTATTATCTAACACTTTACTTGTCATACTCTCTACATACCCAAAGATAGTTCATACTCTGACCTAACACAATCAACAGCACCTCTTAGACAGTTCAAATTAGCTCACTCATATTTCACACCCTCTGTTGCATCTGGCCTGTTTTGAAGCCCATTTCCCTGGAGACCTCACCAACATGTGGCTCAAACCTGTCATGCAGTGCCCTGGGGTGATGCAGTTCCGGTTGtcaaaaataaaaccaacaaaaatctaaaaatcaCCCAAATGTCATGTTCCATCATCCCTGTCAATGTCAAGAtagggatggatagatggattagGTGAGGAAGGGTAGACAAgaatggatagatggattaTGTGAGCACAGATAGTCAACATGAGAAAGGATAGATGGATTAGGAGCATGGATAATCAACATTAGAAAGAGCAGACAAggaatggatagatggattaGAACATGGATAGCCGGCATTAGAAAGGGTAGACCAGGAATGGATAGATAACATAGGACAGTAAAATGTGACAGCTTTCTCATTCCTCCATTGCCTAATACAAGTACTCCACTTTAATAAAATAACAGTGGTTTATTACCTTTCAAACATTATCACCCAccaagcaccatcaccaccaccaccagtcaacaCTTACATGCTCCTTCAGTTTCTCCAGCATCTTGCCAAGGTTCTCAGTCCTGTTTTCCTCAGCAGACCTCAGCTTATCCTCAATGGTCTGGCGGAGATCATTGGTCTGGGCCTCCAGTTGTTTGCGAACGCCATCAACGTTGTTCAGCTGCAAAGGGGAGGTACAGGTCAAGtaatgaaacacaaacacacacagatgagtTATGTATGGttcatagtcttttttttttccgtgtgtgtgtgtgtgtgtgtgtgtgtgtgtgtgtgtgtgtgtgtgtgtgtgtgtgtgtgtgtgtgtgtgtgtgtaaactgatGAAGCCCAGGGTAAAGTTTCCTTCAGTCGTatgttcattttgtatttttttttcaaaggttaTCAGAGAATAGAGATCACAGATGCAAGAAGCAAATACAAACTGACAACATGGAAAtacaaactggaaaaaaaaaggaacaatgcTTGAGTTCAAACAGTCATCACTTTAAAGgaaacagtaataaaataaatgaaggaaataaacagCATAAAAAATATCCCAATTCCAAGAGCCAGACGAATATCAACCAGAAATTTAACATAACTAGAATGGAAAAGACCCTGATCAATGCCAAGATCAGACTTACGTGATCGGAAAGCTTGGCGCGCAGTCCGTTGAGGTAAGCTTCacggttgttggtggtggtgtccagCTTATCTTCAAGAGCAGCCTGTGTGGCGGCAATGAAGGCAGCGGTGTTCTCCTCACGCTTGCGACTGGCCTCCTCAAGCCTTGTCATGCGCTCCCCAACGCTGGCCAGCCGGGAAGCCTCCATGGACTGTGGGCGGGATGACAGTGAGCAGTAAAGTACAGGAGCGTTTGGTGATGAGGGGAAGTGCATAGGAAGGGCGGTGTTGGCAAGAGAATGTGTGGTGAAGTACAGGCGTGTTTGGTGATAAGGTGAAGTGCATAGGAAGGACAGTGTTGGCAAGACTAGGATTGgggggggaaagaaaatggatgggaagggaaaaaaatgagacaagaggaaagattgaaaaagaaaaaaaaaaaaaaaaaaaagcaattaatTGAAGTGGATGAGGGAGAAGCAAAGTGGAAAGCATACTGACAGTGGTGATAGAGTGGTTTTTGTTGAGAGGAAGGGCCTTGCAAAAAGGAAAGCGAGTTTTTATACGATGATCAAAACGAAGTCAAGAAAGGAGGATGCTTTGACttgagaaaagagaagtgaagagaaagaagagaaaaaactagTGTAAGTGATATAGGGGAAAACCTGAGAAAGGAATACATTACagtaaaagtgaaaagagaacaggaaacTTCCATGCAACACAACCTAACACCCAATTTTTCCCTGCATAGCTCCAACTTTcagctttcctttcctcgtgTGGGAGATAGAGAAAACTAATCTTGGGGCATCAGCCTAATTTAACGAGCATCCCTCTGGCCTCGTGCTGTGCATGATTAAGGTGATTAGATGAAGCTCAAGTGATGCCAGCGTGTAATTACCTCCACAAACtgcccccataaaaagaaaggaaagtttaaCCGTTAATGCTGTGCTAATTTAATGCACTTGCCAACGctcatgttttattatttctcagTGAAGGACAGAAAGATTAAAGTTGGCGGTCATAAAAGCAGTTGTGATGGTACCATTTTAGCTatctagtggtagtagtgaccAACTAAGACCACATTTTTATCACTATATTACTGTTAATGATCTTTTCAGcttttatagtagtagcagccaaCAATACGGttacttacacacactcacacattcatcatttaactgttactattatctagaacttctattatcattattattagtagtagtaactaaCAATACGATTACTTTCACCATTTAACTGTTAAGACTGTCATTTATAAGtaactgctactattatcatcattatcagcagtagtaatagcagtagcagtagcagcagtacaaGTAGGACCATTAGCACTAGTCTTCAGGCGTGAGACGCACAATAAACACCAGCAGAAGATTGATTGAAATATGGCGCCGCAACAGTTAAGGCGCACCAGCAGAACacaacactacactacaccagaCATACCTTCCTGCGTTCCTCAGCCTGCAGGAGCTTCTGTTCGATCTCCTCAGCCGTCATGCTCTTGGGGCGGGGGGAGGTGCTCGGGGGAGTGGGCTTGTCGGCGGAGGGCTCGGCCAGGATCACCTCGTAGCACATGCCACCGCGAGACTTCTCTTCGCACCTGATCTCAGTGGctgaaggagaggtgagagttAGGCAGGTGTGGGATGCACTAGGCTGAGATATGCACAGGTGATATGGGATGAGGAATAATGCGAAGGAATGTTCTAGTATGGAGAGGACTAAGGGCAAGTAGAGTGATGTGATAGAGTGGAGTGAAGTGAGCTAAAATGACGTGATGGAATGGTGTGAAATGAGCGACATGAAAGGTGGAGGAATGCACTGGGAGGCGTGAAGTGGAATGCAGTGGGTATGAGATGAAAGATGCAACGCGAGTGAAGTGGATGCTATCTTATTACGTGGATGGAATATTAAGTGTGGATAAGATGGATAAGTGTATGACAGCCGGCGAATGGAAGGGGCGATGGAGTgtgtggatggggaggaagagaggatgggaATGATTGATGTGCTGATAAAAGGGAAATTTTTCATTGaaagatcaggaggaggaggaggaggaggagaaggatgatggaTGAGTAAGATGGGAGACGAAGGGGAAGGATGAAGtgaaagatgagataaatatTGCAGCATGATTGATTGGCTGAAATTCTGGTGCCATGCTGAGGTTATGtagtgcaaaaaaaaattacaaacaaaggaaaagtgtgAGAAAACCAAATACCACGGACAAGGACTAGTAAAAcgcaaaaaatgtatataaaaaaaaaaggtggatgtTGCTCGAGATAAGAGATACGATaaggaaacttaaaaaaatacgGAAATGAAGACAGAACGGTGCCGAATGTTGCGCAGTTCatgcaacacagcaacactgaCTCACTCTCcatccacacacgcacacaaagtaaataaacctcaataaccaaaacaaataaaagatgcaTTTTCTTGTCAACACAGAACAATAGGAAAGTAATCAAACATACATCTTGACTGGaatacctgtctgtgtgtgtgtgtgtgtgtgtgtgtgtgtgtgtgtgtgtgtcagtgacctGCCGGCGACCCAGACGAGGCCATGACGTCAGAGgattggaggggagggaggagggaggaggatgaggggaaaggaaccaagggtgtggaggagggagggggggatggacggacaaagggagggagaaggatgaggttagagaaggggaggggcaacgaggaggaggataaagaggagcgacgaagaggatgagggggagggagaggaggatgaggggaaagaggggaaaggagggatgacCTTGGGTGGCCAGACGGCTCCTCCCAAACCTCCTCTTtcccgtctttcctcctccgctcccagagacctcctcttccttccagacGCTACCAGACAAAAGATTACCTTGCTCTTCCAAAATTAACAACTAGGaactaaaaatacaagaaaacagacAGCGAGACATGTAATTCCAGACAcgtaagataaaaaaacacgaaaaaaaactaaaaacaaacgtataaacaaaacaaaggcaaTACAGAGAAAAGTACAAAATATTAGAGTAgtgataacagcaacaaaaacaaaacgaagtCACATACAGTAATACCACAAAGTAAACACTGCCGCTTcataaacaccaacaaacaaatggggaaaaaacaaaagagcagCGAATGCGTTGTTTGTAGTTGACACAGCGGCGGCAAGATGGCGCTGGGGGAGCATAAAGGAGCACACCACAAAGCAGGGAGACATACATActggaatactctctctctctctctctctctctctctctctctctctctctctctgcgcactGAATGCCTTCCTCTGTTTGTCATTGGCTCTTCCAAGGTCATGCATTGTTTCCTTCcagagaatagtagtagtagtagtagtagtagtagtagtagtagtagcagaaaaacaaaggaaaatgggggaaaaaaaggaataagaaaaacaggaaggaaaacaagaggaaaaagaaatgaaaaaactgAACAGGAAACAAGATCAAtaacaggaaataaataaagccctTAATTCGAGGAGAGCTTAGGCCTaccagggagggaagaggggagccTGAGGGGAACATGTGGTCGGAAATGACTGTATAGGCCTTGAGTGCATCGCTGTGTAGGCTTATTGTggcgagagaggggagggggtgaggggagaagagagaaggtgaggtgaggggaaaaggaggctgtgaaggaagagaaggaaaaataccagAGGGGAAAATGGAAGCAGAGCTGTAGTAAGCatctgaggggaaagtgaggggagaaaagaggcagtgaaggaagagataccagaggggaaagggaagtaaGCAGAGAGGAAGCAGGTGTCTCATATGGGCCCAGTAGAGGGAGACGG harbors:
- the LOC123509380 gene encoding axoneme-associated protein mst101(2)-like isoform X2; this encodes MIIGLVRDSFLRCFCQTCSVNSALPGRYHKKPLKKIQKKPKCKQPKKGRKYVATEIRCEEKSRGGMCYEVILAEPSADKPTPPSTSPRPKSMTAEEIEQKLLQAEERRKSMEASRLASVGERMTRLEEASRKREENTAAFIAATQAALEDKLDTTTNNREAYLNGLRAKLSDHLNNVDGVRKQLEAQTNDLRQTIEDKLRSAEENRTENLGKMLEKLKEHEDYAQKVRLGHEEAIRQLEERIQAKIAVATNKRESEILKKLETLREHSNKITEAQELINRRQEEAKQQRAQEVAAKEERIKKIQDEKEAKRQELTKEITEKLELVQENKNKEEEEIKKKAMEKLQKLEIADRNRLELAEKARKALEEHDRRAEMVRANKERIMAAEKQDAASSG
- the LOC123509380 gene encoding axoneme-associated protein mst101(2)-like isoform X1; this encodes MIIGLVRDSFLRCFCQTCSVNSALPAGRYHKKPLKKIQKKPKCKQPKKGRKYVATEIRCEEKSRGGMCYEVILAEPSADKPTPPSTSPRPKSMTAEEIEQKLLQAEERRKSMEASRLASVGERMTRLEEASRKREENTAAFIAATQAALEDKLDTTTNNREAYLNGLRAKLSDHLNNVDGVRKQLEAQTNDLRQTIEDKLRSAEENRTENLGKMLEKLKEHEDYAQKVRLGHEEAIRQLEERIQAKIAVATNKRESEILKKLETLREHSNKITEAQELINRRQEEAKQQRAQEVAAKEERIKKIQDEKEAKRQELTKEITEKLELVQENKNKEEEEIKKKAMEKLQKLEIADRNRLELAEKARKALEEHDRRAEMVRANKERIMAAEKQDAASSG
- the LOC123509380 gene encoding stress response protein NST1-like isoform X3, giving the protein MTPTKSNEPTEIRCEEKSRGGMCYEVILAEPSADKPTPPSTSPRPKSMTAEEIEQKLLQAEERRKSMEASRLASVGERMTRLEEASRKREENTAAFIAATQAALEDKLDTTTNNREAYLNGLRAKLSDHLNNVDGVRKQLEAQTNDLRQTIEDKLRSAEENRTENLGKMLEKLKEHEDYAQKVRLGHEEAIRQLEERIQAKIAVATNKRESEILKKLETLREHSNKITEAQELINRRQEEAKQQRAQEVAAKEERIKKIQDEKEAKRQELTKEITEKLELVQENKNKEEEEIKKKAMEKLQKLEIADRNRLELAEKARKALEEHDRRAEMVRANKERIMAAEKQDAASSG